Proteins from a single region of Pirellulales bacterium:
- a CDS encoding S53 family peptidase yields the protein MRSSRRWSEKSSDSTRDNCRASKLLLESLEPRTMLAANVLCQPNLSFFAGSGFNVYSPAQIRNAYGFDQVRWNGAGQTIAIVDAYDDPTVAADLHKFDQQFGLSDPKLTVAKLTSGGRSPTYDSGWAMEIALDVEWAHAIAPGANILLVEANAASLFSLLSAVDYARHQAGVSVVSMSWGAGEFYGEGSYDSYFTTPSGHGGVTFVASSGDSGAPASWPSISSNVVAVGGTTLSLGSGGSYGSEKGWSGSGGGFSPYESEPSFQRGFQNTGHRSNPDVAYDADPYSGFYVYDSASGGSWYAVGGTSAGAPQWAGLIAVANQGRAAAGRAPLSSALQAIYSLASADFHDVTSGNNGYAAGVGYDAVTGRGSPNAILVVRDLIAYGATTTTVTHSTSTVTTVNASGGRMTSAGGTVDGGLAGIGESGSSVNLGFGTAGQEMAVSSTNARATGSISTSSTSLAAGSLSRHLTDAAGDQALAADSSGLDLKLATASSNDDAGAVKKSDVQFSNGDRFNSLPEAIFEQSPQSSFDPLGAIDRVERLINRYLESDAGFNTAGDRGLDNEQIDACLADPQWLNGGDVGTQPAKSAKSDAGDHQSVPFAAAAMCLMIESGWGRRASSIETNEKNQRRHSS from the coding sequence ATGCGCTCGTCTCGCCGCTGGAGTGAGAAATCGTCGGATTCGACCCGCGACAACTGTCGTGCCTCGAAATTGCTTTTGGAATCGCTCGAGCCGCGGACGATGCTTGCCGCCAATGTGCTCTGCCAGCCAAACCTGAGCTTCTTCGCCGGCAGCGGCTTCAACGTTTATTCCCCGGCCCAAATCCGAAATGCTTACGGCTTCGATCAAGTCCGTTGGAACGGCGCGGGCCAGACGATCGCCATCGTCGACGCCTACGACGATCCGACCGTGGCGGCCGACCTGCACAAGTTCGATCAACAATTCGGCCTTTCCGATCCAAAGCTGACCGTGGCCAAACTGACGAGCGGCGGCCGAAGCCCGACCTACGACTCAGGCTGGGCGATGGAGATAGCGCTCGACGTGGAATGGGCCCATGCGATCGCGCCGGGCGCCAATATCCTTTTAGTCGAGGCCAACGCGGCGAGCCTCTTCAGCCTTCTTTCGGCCGTCGATTACGCGCGCCATCAGGCTGGTGTCAGCGTCGTTTCGATGAGCTGGGGCGCCGGCGAATTCTATGGCGAAGGGTCGTACGATTCGTATTTCACGACGCCCAGCGGGCACGGCGGCGTGACATTCGTCGCCTCGTCGGGCGACAGCGGAGCACCGGCAAGCTGGCCCTCGATCTCGTCGAACGTGGTGGCGGTCGGCGGCACCACTCTCTCGCTCGGATCCGGCGGCAGCTATGGATCGGAAAAAGGCTGGAGCGGAAGCGGCGGCGGATTCAGTCCGTATGAATCCGAGCCGAGTTTCCAGCGCGGCTTTCAGAACACGGGGCACCGCTCCAACCCCGACGTGGCCTACGATGCCGATCCGTACAGCGGATTCTACGTCTACGATTCCGCCTCGGGCGGCTCTTGGTATGCCGTCGGCGGCACGAGCGCCGGAGCGCCCCAATGGGCCGGGCTGATCGCTGTCGCGAATCAAGGCCGCGCCGCGGCTGGGCGCGCGCCGCTCAGCAGTGCGCTGCAAGCGATCTACAGCCTGGCGAGCGCCGATTTCCACGATGTCACCAGCGGTAACAATGGCTATGCCGCGGGCGTCGGCTACGACGCTGTGACTGGACGCGGCTCGCCGAACGCCATCCTGGTCGTCCGCGATTTGATCGCCTATGGGGCGACGACCACCACGGTTACGCATTCGACGAGCACAGTGACGACCGTCAATGCATCGGGCGGCCGGATGACCAGTGCCGGAGGAACCGTGGACGGCGGGCTTGCCGGGATCGGCGAATCTGGAAGCAGCGTGAACCTTGGTTTCGGCACGGCCGGCCAAGAAATGGCCGTCAGTTCGACGAATGCCCGGGCGACGGGCTCGATCTCTACCTCCAGCACGTCACTCGCCGCCGGATCGCTCTCACGCCATTTGACCGACGCCGCTGGCGACCAAGCGCTGGCCGCAGACTCTTCCGGCCTCGACTTGAAGTTGGCCACCGCGTCGAGTAACGATGATGCCGGTGCCGTCAAGAAGAGTGACGTGCAGTTCTCAAACGGAGACCGCTTCAATTCACTCCCCGAAGCCATTTTCGAACAGTCCCCGCAATCGTCATTCGATCCGCTCGGTGCGATCGACAGGGTCGAACGATTGATCAATCGGTATCTCGAATCGGACGCCGGATTCAACACGGCCGGCGATCGCGGTCTCGACAATGAGCAAATCGACGCCTGCCTCGCGGACCCACAATGGCTGAACGGCGGCGACGTTGGAACGCAGCCCGCGAAATCCGCGAAGAGCGACGCCGGTGATCATCAGAGCGTGCCATTTGCCGCCGCGGCGATGTGC